The Austwickia sp. genome includes a region encoding these proteins:
- a CDS encoding cytosine permease, whose protein sequence is MAATVVGGRGSCQATRGRIALARRGSAPHGRLHAADGLFRHSTSVEVNGINTIAPAERSGRPRDLFMPWFAGNISVLGLSYGAWVLAFGASALQTVAAVVAGVVGSFLLVGFASLAGQRGSAPTMVLSRAAFGVRGNAVPTFLAYLSLVGWEVVLVSLAVLMSRTVAQRLGADGTQAMIVAFVLVVGVVLTSGIHGFRLVMRVQRLITWVTAALTVGYLALVAPQMRLDGLAALPQGSAAAGLGAFVFCLTGFGLSWVNCAAGYSRYLPRDVSGRAVVGWTTLGAAAPPLVLTLSGLLLAASDPTLAHGIAHDPIGALTTTLPTWYVLPFAVVALLGLVAGAILDIYSSGLTLLTLGLPVQRWAAVALDGVLMVIGTAYVVWVAEDFLGAFQAFLLTLGAPLAAWTGVFLGDLALRRTPYDETALHRADGRYGATNRLALAWWALGTLIGWGLVVNSAMAWQGYLLGPLGGRDGALAGSGLGILVALAIGFLGTVATGRERVRRQEAAPPRTAEPAARQGHPAYPGSHQMSSTEELPWTSPTP, encoded by the coding sequence ATGGCGGCCACGGTGGTCGGCGGGCGCGGGTCGTGTCAAGCGACCCGTGGCCGAATCGCCCTGGCGCGGCGCGGATCTGCGCCGCATGGGCGGTTGCACGCCGCGGACGGGCTTTTCCGGCACAGTACGAGCGTGGAAGTCAACGGCATCAACACCATCGCGCCGGCCGAACGCAGCGGCCGACCCCGTGATCTGTTCATGCCGTGGTTCGCCGGGAACATCTCGGTGCTCGGGCTGAGCTACGGGGCCTGGGTCCTCGCCTTCGGGGCCTCGGCGCTGCAGACCGTGGCCGCCGTGGTGGCGGGCGTGGTGGGCTCGTTCCTGCTGGTGGGGTTCGCCTCCCTCGCCGGGCAGCGCGGCTCCGCGCCCACGATGGTGCTCTCCCGGGCGGCCTTCGGCGTGCGGGGCAACGCCGTGCCGACGTTCCTCGCCTACCTCTCCCTCGTCGGGTGGGAGGTGGTGTTGGTCTCGCTCGCCGTGCTCATGTCGCGCACGGTCGCGCAGCGGCTCGGCGCCGACGGCACGCAGGCGATGATCGTCGCCTTCGTGCTGGTGGTGGGGGTCGTCCTCACGTCGGGGATCCACGGTTTTCGGCTGGTCATGCGGGTGCAGCGGCTGATCACCTGGGTGACCGCCGCCCTGACGGTGGGATACCTGGCGCTCGTCGCTCCGCAGATGCGGCTCGACGGGCTCGCGGCGTTGCCGCAGGGATCCGCGGCCGCCGGCCTCGGTGCGTTCGTGTTCTGCCTCACCGGGTTCGGGCTGAGCTGGGTCAACTGCGCCGCGGGCTACTCGCGCTACCTGCCCCGCGACGTCTCCGGGCGGGCCGTCGTCGGCTGGACCACGCTTGGGGCCGCGGCGCCCCCGCTCGTGCTCACGCTCAGCGGCCTGCTCCTCGCGGCCTCGGACCCCACTTTGGCGCACGGCATCGCGCACGACCCGATCGGGGCGCTGACGACGACGCTGCCCACCTGGTACGTCCTGCCCTTCGCCGTCGTCGCGCTCCTGGGCCTCGTCGCGGGCGCGATCCTCGACATCTACTCCTCCGGGCTCACGCTGCTCACGCTCGGCCTGCCGGTGCAGCGGTGGGCGGCCGTCGCCCTCGACGGCGTCCTCATGGTGATCGGCACGGCGTACGTCGTGTGGGTCGCGGAGGACTTCCTCGGTGCCTTCCAGGCGTTCCTGCTCACCCTGGGCGCGCCGCTCGCGGCGTGGACCGGGGTGTTCCTCGGCGACCTGGCGCTGCGCCGCACGCCGTACGACGAGACGGCGCTGCACCGCGCGGACGGGCGGTACGGCGCGACCAACCGGCTCGCGCTCGCGTGGTGGGCACTCGGCACCCTGATCGGCTGGGGCCTCGTGGTGAACTCCGCCATGGCGTGGCAGGGCTACCTCCTCGGACCGCTCGGCGGCCGCGACGGGGCACTGGCGGGCAGTGGGCTCGGGATCCTCGTGGCGCTGGCCATCGGGTTCCTCGGCACCGTCGCGACGGGGCGCGAGCGGGTGCGGCGCCAGGAGGCCGCGCCCCCCAGAACCGCCGAACCCGCGGCGCGGCAAGGGCACCCGGCATACCCTGGAAGCCACCAGATGTCGAGCACCGAAGAGCTGCCGTGGACGAGTCCGACGCCGTAG